The following coding sequences are from one Rhodobiaceae bacterium window:
- the paaF gene encoding 2,3-dehydroadipyl-CoA hydratase, whose translation MSDLVLREDKNGIATLTINRPDKLNALNVAAFKALEAHVGDLQTQTDTVGCVVLRGGGKCFSAGHDLKDIEAGEKLPRPSFQAHVIERLANLPQPVITTVHSHCYTGALELALAGDIILASENAKFADTHAKWALTPVWGMSQRLPRRIGKVKAAEMMFTARTYSGREAEEMGLCNACYPDEGFEAAVEAFCADMLTNSWFSLRANKKLLRETDGMSLEAGLAHEIYQSEGVGPDMAERIGGFGKK comes from the coding sequence GTGAGCGATCTGGTATTACGTGAAGACAAGAATGGCATCGCCACACTCACCATCAACCGACCGGACAAATTAAACGCCCTCAATGTGGCCGCGTTCAAGGCACTCGAAGCCCATGTCGGCGACCTGCAGACACAAACAGACACCGTCGGCTGTGTCGTCCTGCGCGGTGGCGGCAAGTGCTTCTCTGCCGGTCATGATCTGAAAGACATCGAAGCAGGCGAAAAGCTGCCCCGGCCCAGCTTTCAGGCCCATGTGATTGAGCGCCTGGCAAATCTACCTCAGCCGGTCATTACTACCGTCCACAGTCACTGCTATACCGGCGCACTAGAACTGGCACTCGCAGGGGACATTATCCTCGCTTCTGAAAATGCGAAGTTTGCCGATACACATGCCAAATGGGCGCTGACCCCCGTGTGGGGAATGAGCCAGCGGCTGCCCCGTCGAATTGGCAAAGTAAAAGCGGCGGAGATGATGTTTACAGCCAGAACATATTCCGGCCGCGAGGCGGAAGAAATGGGACTCTGCAATGCCTGCTATCCAGACGAGGGCTTCGAGGCAGCCGTTGAGGCGTTCTGTGCCGATATGCTCACCAACTCCTGGTTCTCGCTTCGCGCCAACAAAAAGCTGCTCCGCGAGACAGACGGCATGTCCTTAGAAGCCGGTCTCGCCCACGAAATTTATCAGAGCGAAGGTGTCGGGCCTGATATGGCAGAACGCATCGGAGGCTTTGGAAAAAAGTGA
- the acdA gene encoding acyl-CoA dehydrogenase — protein sequence MTDLKQFTEEVRSFISDKLTPDLKRAGELCAGIYADQPVAVEWHRILHKQGWSVPAWPVEYGGTGWNLEQHAIFQRELILANAPAVTPNATRMVGPVVIAFGTEDQKSQYLPRIRSGEDWWAQGYSEPGSGSDLASLQCKAERDGDHYVINGTKIWTTHAQWSNKIFCLVRTDNSGKHQQGITFLLFDIDLPGIEIRPLISISGDHEFNQVFFENVRVPASGLLGEENDGWTVAKYLLQHERSGSYAPGLKTRIDLLKSFAGQEQNGTAEPLMADADFARKIAATEIELSVLESFEQKIFSAVNSGETVGAISSAIKVRGTEMRQRVTELVVEAVGYYGLPYQPEARAFETNTAPIGSTLAATALPQYLNDRAATIYAGSNEIQRNIMTKAVLGL from the coding sequence GTGACCGATCTCAAACAATTCACAGAAGAAGTCCGGTCATTTATCTCAGACAAACTGACCCCCGATTTGAAACGCGCGGGCGAACTCTGTGCAGGCATCTATGCCGATCAGCCCGTTGCTGTTGAGTGGCACCGCATTCTACACAAGCAGGGCTGGTCTGTACCTGCCTGGCCAGTGGAATATGGTGGCACTGGCTGGAACCTGGAGCAGCACGCGATCTTTCAACGGGAATTGATCCTCGCCAACGCACCGGCGGTCACTCCCAATGCCACGCGAATGGTGGGCCCAGTCGTCATCGCGTTTGGAACAGAGGACCAAAAGTCACAATACCTGCCCCGCATTCGCAGTGGTGAGGATTGGTGGGCGCAAGGTTACTCAGAACCGGGCTCCGGTTCGGACCTCGCGTCGCTTCAATGCAAAGCAGAGCGCGATGGTGATCACTACGTCATCAACGGAACGAAAATCTGGACAACCCATGCGCAATGGTCAAACAAGATTTTCTGTCTCGTACGCACCGACAATAGCGGCAAACACCAACAAGGCATCACCTTCCTGCTCTTCGACATCGACCTTCCTGGCATCGAAATCAGACCCCTGATTTCCATCTCAGGCGATCACGAATTTAACCAGGTCTTCTTTGAAAATGTCCGCGTCCCCGCGTCAGGGCTATTGGGCGAAGAAAACGATGGATGGACGGTCGCCAAATATCTCTTGCAGCACGAACGAAGCGGGAGTTATGCCCCCGGTCTGAAAACAAGGATCGACTTGCTCAAATCCTTTGCTGGCCAGGAACAAAATGGAACGGCCGAACCACTCATGGCCGATGCAGACTTTGCTCGGAAGATAGCGGCCACAGAGATAGAGCTTTCTGTTCTGGAGAGCTTTGAGCAGAAAATCTTTTCTGCGGTGAACAGTGGCGAAACCGTCGGGGCGATTTCCTCCGCGATCAAAGTTCGTGGAACCGAAATGCGCCAGCGAGTGACAGAGTTGGTGGTCGAAGCCGTTGGCTATTATGGCCTTCCCTACCAACCCGAAGCCCGCGCGTTCGAAACCAATACAGCCCCTATCGGCTCGACACTTGCGGCAACAGCTCTGCCGCAATATCTCAACGACCGCGCCGCGACGATCTACGCAGGTTCAAACGAAATTCAACGCAATATCATGACAAAAGCTGTCCTTGGCCTGTAG
- a CDS encoding putative oxidoreductase, with product MQINENTAAVVTGGASGLGQASATALRAAGIKVAIFDVNEEKGQEVAADIGALFCKVDITDEENVIAGFEEARAANGQERVCVHCAQISRGRMKTVGRNRETGELTRYPTENYEFSIKGILVASYRVASLSALGMAALEPLEDGERGVITLTSSAAAQDAQVGQIGYGSGKAGVNGLVLPMARDLMDLGIRVNSIMPGIFATPPMLGAPPKVLNTLAASVPFPKRLGKPEEFGSLVMELVRNSYFNGQALRLDGAIRMPPR from the coding sequence ATGCAGATCAATGAAAACACCGCCGCCGTTGTTACAGGCGGCGCATCTGGCTTGGGACAGGCAAGCGCCACGGCGCTTCGCGCAGCAGGTATCAAAGTCGCGATCTTTGATGTGAACGAAGAAAAGGGACAAGAAGTCGCCGCCGACATAGGTGCGCTCTTCTGTAAGGTCGATATCACAGACGAAGAAAACGTCATTGCCGGGTTTGAAGAGGCCCGCGCCGCCAACGGTCAGGAACGCGTCTGCGTCCATTGCGCCCAAATATCCCGCGGCCGCATGAAAACGGTGGGTCGCAACAGAGAGACTGGGGAACTCACCCGCTACCCGACCGAGAACTATGAGTTCTCAATCAAAGGCATTCTGGTTGCGAGCTATCGCGTCGCGTCGCTGTCCGCATTAGGCATGGCGGCCCTTGAACCGCTGGAAGATGGCGAGCGCGGTGTCATCACCCTCACCTCTTCCGCCGCTGCACAAGATGCCCAGGTTGGCCAGATCGGCTATGGCTCCGGTAAGGCAGGCGTGAACGGCCTTGTACTTCCCATGGCGCGAGACCTCATGGATCTCGGCATCCGGGTGAACTCCATCATGCCAGGCATCTTCGCGACGCCACCTATGCTCGGTGCGCCACCCAAAGTACTGAACACGCTTGCAGCATCTGTCCCGTTCCCCAAGCGCCTCGGCAAACCTGAAGAGTTTGGCAGTCTGGTGATGGAACTGGTGCGGAACAGCTATTTTAACGGCCAGGCACTACGTCTCGATGGCGCGATCCGTATGCCACCACGCTAA
- the sadH gene encoding putative oxidoreductase SadH → MKKVEGRTAFITGGASGIGLSMARSFGRAGMNVVLADIDPEALETALADLHQRQIKAIGVECDVVSRESMKEAAKKAVAEFGKVHVVCNNAGVGAGGPIEEVRPSDWDWVIDVNLKGVVIGTEVFAPIMREQGEGGHFVNTASMAGMVSPPGMEPYNATKFAVVAMSEGWRGQLEELNIGVSVLCPGFVKTRIHESGRARQAEYGEAVEENEAVAAGAAEFVLNGLDPDRVGERVLEAVRENELYIFTHPDMRPAVEMRFAGIMEAFDRAEQSDALKGSGYSSPQDLTAIGRQE, encoded by the coding sequence ATGAAAAAAGTAGAAGGGCGTACAGCCTTCATCACTGGTGGCGCCAGCGGCATCGGCTTATCCATGGCGCGGTCATTCGGTCGGGCTGGCATGAATGTCGTGCTTGCTGATATTGACCCTGAAGCGTTGGAGACAGCGCTTGCCGATCTCCATCAAAGGCAGATCAAGGCAATTGGTGTCGAGTGTGACGTCGTCTCCCGGGAATCGATGAAGGAAGCTGCAAAAAAGGCAGTTGCAGAATTTGGAAAGGTCCACGTGGTCTGTAACAATGCAGGCGTTGGCGCTGGCGGTCCGATCGAAGAAGTTCGTCCCAGCGATTGGGATTGGGTGATTGACGTGAACCTGAAAGGTGTCGTGATTGGCACGGAAGTCTTTGCACCGATCATGCGGGAACAAGGTGAAGGCGGTCACTTTGTGAATACAGCCTCTATGGCCGGTATGGTGTCACCTCCGGGTATGGAGCCTTATAACGCGACGAAATTTGCTGTTGTTGCCATGTCAGAAGGGTGGCGCGGACAGTTGGAAGAACTCAACATTGGTGTGTCAGTTTTGTGCCCCGGTTTTGTGAAAACACGCATTCATGAGTCTGGTCGCGCACGTCAGGCGGAATATGGCGAGGCAGTAGAAGAGAATGAGGCTGTCGCAGCGGGTGCGGCGGAGTTCGTTCTGAACGGACTGGATCCTGACAGGGTTGGTGAGCGGGTGTTGGAAGCTGTTCGCGAGAATGAGCTCTACATTTTCACGCACCCGGATATGCGGCCTGCCGTTGAAATGCGGTTTGCCGGCATCATGGAAGCGTTTGATCGCGCTGAACAGAGTGATGCGCTGAAAGGTTCTGGCTATTCTTCTCCTCAGGACCTTACAGCGATTGGTCGCCAGGAATAG
- the norB gene encoding nitric oxide reductase subunit B, which produces MVESCGISVATAQIAGPIGGRSMAGYSSTFSAKRLWIILTAGMIVMFGVLLFLGSEVYQQAPPIPDSVRSASGDVLYTKAEIERGQNTWQSMGGMQQGSIWGHGGYLAPDWSADWLHREASALLDIISQRDSNLSLPESQKQAMHQAVLSAEMRANTYDPSDGSVTVSDERARAIREVEAHFTALHVGTDEEALDLRRQYAFSSLAFLTPDEARDVAAFYFWTAWGATTNRPGSDITYTSNWPHEPLVDNKPTPGNFMWSMGSIVLLLAGVGAIVWYYAQQYDKWRGDIEPEGGVATADFFDRSVVTPSMKATAKYFWLVSALFLVQVLLGIVTAHYAVEGQGIYGLPLAEYFPYAVTRSWHTQLAVLWIATAWLATGLYIAPLLAKRDPKFQVFGVNFLFLSLLVIVIGGFAGQWAAVHRFFSDLMLNFWFGHQGYEYVDLGRFWQIYLVVGLFLWVGLVLRALLPVLRVGENRSLLTLVVVAAVFIGVFYSAGLMWGQNTHLVVAEYWRWWVVHLWVEGIFEVFATAIISLLFVQMGLVRASTATVMVLFATIIFLFGGVLGTFHHLYFTGTPISVMAVGATFSALEVVPLLVVGFEAYSHKRMENNDSWLKNYHWPFMFFSAVLFWNFVGAGVFGFLINPPIALYYMQGLNTTANHGHAALFGVYGMLGLGLMLYCIRGLTDVRQWDQKLLSVTFWTLNIGLAMMTFLSLLPQGIWQTYASVTHGYSYARSAEFVQSDIMHTFVWMRVPGDVVLSVGVVTFALFMYKAFMSGRAQTQLAPAD; this is translated from the coding sequence ATGGTGGAATCGTGCGGAATTTCCGTTGCGACGGCTCAAATTGCTGGGCCAATCGGGGGGCGGTCAATGGCTGGCTATAGTTCAACTTTTTCTGCAAAAAGATTGTGGATCATTCTGACGGCAGGGATGATCGTGATGTTCGGCGTGTTGCTGTTCCTGGGAAGCGAAGTCTATCAGCAGGCACCGCCGATCCCTGACAGCGTTCGATCGGCGTCGGGTGACGTTCTTTATACAAAAGCTGAAATTGAGCGCGGCCAAAATACCTGGCAGTCTATGGGCGGGATGCAGCAGGGTTCCATCTGGGGTCACGGCGGCTACTTAGCGCCGGACTGGAGCGCGGATTGGCTGCACCGGGAAGCAAGTGCTTTGCTCGATATTATCTCGCAACGTGATAGCAATCTGAGCCTCCCAGAAAGCCAAAAACAGGCGATGCATCAGGCGGTGCTAAGCGCTGAGATGCGGGCAAACACCTATGATCCGTCCGACGGTTCAGTCACCGTCAGTGATGAACGGGCCCGGGCAATCCGTGAAGTAGAAGCCCATTTCACAGCTCTCCATGTGGGGACCGATGAGGAGGCGCTGGATTTGCGTCGGCAATATGCCTTTTCTTCTCTTGCATTCCTCACGCCGGACGAAGCGCGTGACGTCGCCGCGTTCTATTTTTGGACAGCCTGGGGGGCGACAACAAACCGTCCTGGATCAGACATCACATATACAAGCAATTGGCCTCATGAGCCGTTGGTCGACAATAAGCCAACACCGGGCAATTTTATGTGGAGCATGGGCTCGATCGTTTTGCTGCTGGCCGGTGTTGGCGCGATTGTCTGGTACTACGCCCAACAATATGACAAATGGCGAGGTGATATTGAGCCAGAAGGCGGCGTTGCAACAGCTGACTTTTTTGACCGGTCCGTTGTGACACCCTCTATGAAGGCTACGGCCAAATATTTTTGGCTGGTCTCGGCGCTCTTCCTTGTGCAAGTGCTTTTGGGCATCGTCACGGCACATTATGCGGTCGAGGGGCAGGGGATTTATGGCCTGCCTTTGGCTGAGTATTTTCCTTATGCGGTGACGCGCAGCTGGCATACGCAGCTTGCGGTGCTCTGGATTGCAACGGCTTGGCTGGCGACAGGGCTTTACATTGCACCGCTATTAGCGAAACGTGATCCAAAGTTTCAGGTGTTTGGTGTCAACTTCCTTTTCCTCAGTCTGTTGGTGATTGTGATTGGCGGCTTTGCCGGGCAATGGGCAGCTGTCCATCGTTTCTTCTCAGATCTGATGCTCAATTTCTGGTTTGGTCATCAGGGATATGAATATGTCGATCTGGGCCGTTTCTGGCAGATCTACCTTGTGGTCGGATTGTTCCTATGGGTGGGGCTCGTCCTGCGGGCTTTGCTGCCTGTTCTGCGAGTGGGTGAAAACCGGTCTCTTCTCACCCTCGTGGTGGTCGCAGCGGTCTTTATCGGTGTGTTCTATTCGGCCGGCCTGATGTGGGGGCAAAACACTCACCTTGTTGTTGCGGAGTATTGGCGCTGGTGGGTGGTGCATCTTTGGGTGGAGGGGATTTTTGAGGTCTTTGCGACCGCGATCATTTCCCTCCTATTTGTGCAGATGGGGTTGGTCCGAGCGTCAACAGCGACGGTGATGGTCTTGTTTGCGACCATCATCTTCCTGTTTGGCGGTGTGCTGGGCACGTTCCACCATCTCTATTTCACAGGAACGCCCATCTCTGTCATGGCGGTTGGTGCGACATTCTCAGCGTTGGAGGTGGTTCCGTTGCTTGTGGTCGGCTTTGAGGCCTATAGCCACAAGAGGATGGAGAATAATGACTCCTGGCTGAAGAATTATCATTGGCCCTTCATGTTCTTCAGCGCAGTCTTGTTCTGGAACTTTGTCGGAGCCGGTGTCTTCGGTTTCCTGATCAACCCGCCGATTGCGCTTTACTACATGCAGGGGCTGAACACGACGGCGAACCACGGGCATGCAGCCCTCTTTGGCGTCTATGGGATGCTCGGCCTTGGGCTTATGCTCTATTGCATTCGGGGGCTGACCGATGTCCGGCAATGGGACCAGAAACTGCTCAGCGTTACCTTCTGGACCCTCAATATCGGGCTTGCCATGATGACGTTCCTGTCGCTTCTGCCGCAGGGTATTTGGCAGACCTATGCAAGCGTGACGCACGGCTATTCTTATGCGCGGTCGGCGGAGTTTGTGCAGAGTGATATCATGCATACATTCGTTTGGATGCGCGTACCCGGTGACGTGGTGTTGAGCGTGGGTGTCGTGACCTTTGCGCTCTTTATGTACAAAGCGTTCATGAGCGGTCGGGCGCAAACACAGCTGGCGCCGGCGGACTGA
- the ltxC gene encoding leukotoxin-activating lysine-acyltransferase LtxC gives MSESDTKQSPEAPSKGVPTVSDIFGQAVWLMTQSPAHRNFFLSDLEWMVMPPLLARQFRIFPGKNQPIGIALWASLTEEAENRLMSGNVRLAPQDWNAGDRLWLVELLAPFGHQDVMLADLQNTIFAGKKFKMHRTVNGVREVATLEGAKPGAPVAAPTVATGENGEAPAAN, from the coding sequence ATGAGTGAGTCGGACACAAAACAATCACCAGAAGCACCTAGCAAAGGTGTGCCCACGGTCTCGGACATATTTGGTCAGGCCGTCTGGTTGATGACCCAATCGCCCGCCCACCGGAACTTTTTCCTCTCGGACCTGGAATGGATGGTGATGCCGCCGCTGCTCGCACGCCAATTCCGCATCTTTCCAGGTAAAAACCAACCCATTGGCATTGCCCTCTGGGCGAGCCTCACCGAAGAAGCAGAAAACCGCCTGATGAGCGGGAATGTGCGCTTGGCACCCCAGGACTGGAATGCGGGCGATCGCCTGTGGCTGGTAGAACTGCTCGCGCCCTTCGGCCATCAGGATGTGATGCTGGCGGACCTTCAGAACACCATCTTTGCTGGCAAAAAATTTAAGATGCACCGCACCGTGAACGGTGTGCGCGAAGTCGCCACGCTCGAAGGCGCCAAGCCAGGCGCGCCCGTCGCCGCTCCCACGGTAGCTACCGGCGAAAACGGTGAGGCGCCTGCCGCGAACTAG
- the ptlF gene encoding 1-deoxy-11-beta-hydroxypentalenate dehydrogenase, whose product MDVKDKIIVVTGAASGIGVALVKRFYAAGAKHIVSVDINLDGAKATAAEFGGTAMQADVSKEEDIKAVIDRTEAEIGPIDLFCSNAGIGAGRDLASSNDEWTLSWDVNVMSHVYAARHLAPKMVERGSGYFLNTASAAGLLNQIGSVAYGVTKHAAVGFGEWLALTYKHQGIGVSILCPQAVRTAMTANASASTQAAATDGMMEPDELAEAVMEGLANNTFCILPHKEVLGYMRRKTDDYDRWIGGMNKLHRSLTGE is encoded by the coding sequence TTGGACGTTAAAGACAAGATTATTGTGGTGACCGGTGCGGCGAGCGGTATTGGTGTGGCGCTGGTAAAGCGGTTCTATGCTGCTGGGGCGAAGCATATCGTGTCCGTTGATATCAATCTCGATGGTGCGAAGGCGACGGCTGCTGAGTTTGGCGGCACCGCGATGCAGGCTGATGTCAGCAAAGAAGAGGACATCAAAGCGGTTATCGACAGAACAGAAGCCGAGATTGGCCCGATCGATCTCTTCTGCTCCAATGCGGGCATTGGCGCTGGCCGTGACCTCGCCTCATCGAATGATGAGTGGACGCTTTCCTGGGACGTGAATGTGATGTCGCACGTCTATGCGGCCCGTCATCTGGCGCCCAAAATGGTGGAGCGGGGTAGCGGCTATTTTCTCAACACGGCATCAGCTGCGGGTCTGCTCAATCAGATCGGGTCCGTTGCTTATGGTGTGACCAAGCATGCAGCGGTTGGTTTTGGCGAATGGTTGGCGCTTACCTACAAGCATCAGGGCATAGGTGTTTCGATCCTCTGTCCGCAGGCAGTACGCACCGCGATGACAGCAAATGCAAGCGCCAGCACGCAGGCGGCAGCGACGGATGGCATGATGGAGCCAGATGAACTTGCAGAAGCGGTGATGGAAGGCTTGGCGAACAATACGTTCTGCATTCTTCCGCATAAGGAAGTGCTCGGCTATATGCGACGCAAGACTGATGATTATGATCGCTGGATTGGCGGCATGAACAAACTGCATCGCTCACTCACCGGTGAATAG
- the ptlF gene encoding 1-deoxy-11-beta-hydroxypentalenate dehydrogenase translates to MTSRTSHPALQPGGTAVITGGANGIGLAAGIQYASMGMNVLVADRDADQLKVAEEALQAAAANGAKTMGRTCDVSIAAEVTALAQIAKETFGDVSVLMNNAGAGMNPGKPWENADGWKKLLDVNLWGVIHGVQAFVPAMLETGKPGLVINTGSKQGITRPPGNSAYNLSKAGVIAFTESLAHELRQIEGCALTAHLLVPGFTYTGMISQFLPEKPDAAWTSEQVVDFMFQSLETNDFYILCPDNDVTREMDERRIQWNADDLIKNRPALSRWHADYADAFADFVKS, encoded by the coding sequence ATGACATCACGAACTTCGCACCCTGCCCTCCAGCCGGGCGGGACCGCCGTCATCACTGGTGGCGCCAACGGCATCGGTCTAGCAGCCGGTATTCAATACGCCTCCATGGGCATGAATGTGCTCGTCGCCGACCGAGACGCTGATCAGCTTAAAGTGGCCGAAGAGGCTCTGCAGGCTGCTGCAGCGAACGGCGCCAAAACCATGGGCCGCACCTGCGATGTAAGTATCGCGGCAGAGGTCACCGCCCTCGCACAGATCGCGAAGGAAACATTCGGCGACGTGTCCGTCCTCATGAACAATGCCGGCGCCGGCATGAACCCCGGCAAGCCCTGGGAAAACGCTGACGGCTGGAAGAAGCTATTGGACGTCAATCTATGGGGCGTCATCCACGGCGTGCAGGCATTTGTGCCCGCCATGCTCGAAACAGGAAAACCAGGCCTGGTGATCAATACGGGATCGAAACAGGGCATCACCCGCCCACCCGGAAACTCGGCCTACAATCTCTCAAAAGCAGGTGTCATTGCCTTCACGGAGTCGCTCGCTCATGAGCTGCGGCAGATCGAAGGCTGCGCGCTTACCGCTCACCTTCTCGTGCCCGGCTTTACCTATACCGGCATGATCTCACAATTCCTCCCGGAAAAGCCGGACGCCGCCTGGACATCTGAGCAGGTCGTCGACTTCATGTTTCAGAGCCTTGAGACGAACGACTTCTACATTCTCTGTCCAGACAATGACGTCACCCGCGAGATGGACGAGCGCCGGATCCAATGGAACGCAGATGATCTCATCAAAAACCGCCCGGCCCTCTCCAGATGGCATGCCGATTACGCGGACGCTTTCGCAGACTTCGTGAAAAGCTAG